CCGTTGCCAGGTAAAGTGATTGAAATTGCAGATCCGATTTTTGCAGGGCGTGCAAATGGTGGACGTATTTCAAAAGTCAGTACTGATTTAAGACAGATCACATTGGATCGTGACAATGTTGTGTGTAAAGCGGGTGATCGACTGGTTGTGAACGGTGAAGATGGTAAAGCACAGGCACGTGTCGTTCAGTCGATCAATGGTCGAATGGTGACTGTGGTTGCTGCATTTGATTCAGTTGCTCCGCAAAATGTGTGGGTCATTGATGCGCAAGATTTAGCAACGATGAAATTCCGTGTCGTATCGATCACACAAGATGAATCACATCAATTTACAATCACAGGACTGCAATACAATCCTACTAAATATGATGCGATTGACTTCGGTGCAGTCATTGATGATCGTCCGATCACAATCATCACACCCACAGTTCAGGCACCTGTTGCTTCTGTTACTGTAAGTGCTGAGCACATGGTGCAGCAAGGTTTAACTGTTGCAACGATGTTGATCACATGGCCACAAGCACAAGCAGCCGTTAAATACTTGGTGGAGTGGCGTAAAGATGATGGATCGTGGATTAAATTACCATTAACAGGTAATAACTCAGTTGAAGTACAGGGCATTTATTCAGGCAATTATCAGGCGCGTGTCACAGCAATTTCTGCTTTTGATGTCAGCTCTTTACCGACTTATTCTGCTTTGACTGAACTCAAAGGAAAAGCCGGACAGCCACCCAAATTGGCTTTCATTAAAGCCACAGGTACGATGTTTGGGATGAAAGTTGAGTGGGGATTTCCTGTGGTGGGTGCCCTTGATACTGCTCATACTGAAATTGAGGTGTCCACAACATCAAATGGTGCAAATGCTTCTGTTCAGGGATTATTTGCGTATCCGACGACAAGTACACAAATTCAAGGCTTAGCGGCAAATGTTACGCTTTGGTATCGAGGTCGTTTGATTGATCGAATCGGAAATATCGGGGAATGGTCGGATTGGACTAGTGGGACTTCAACAGCACAAGTATCTGATATTTTGGATGCTCTGTCTGGGCAAATCACTGAAACGCAACTTCATCAGGATCTGCAAACTAAGATTGATCATATTGAAGCAGTAGATGCAGAAATAGGACCAATTAAACTGGATATTCAGAATACAAAGGATCAGATTAATCAAGAAATTATTGATCGTCAGTATGCGATTCAACAAGCAAAAGATGGTTTATCTCAGCAAATTATTGATGGAGATAAGGCTGTACTTAAGGTTGTTGAAACTGTCAAAAAGTCTAGTGATGATGGAGTAGCAGCTGCACAATCAGAAATTAAGGTTGTTGCAGATAATCTGAAATTGACTGCTGAAAAAACAGATGGTGTTTATGCGCAGTTGAATCCTCCTATGATTGGTTCATCATCTGATCTGATCGGTAATAATCAAGGCTTCGCGGGAACCTGGTCGCTTCAATCAGCAATGATTGAGGGTGATCTTGTTTTGAGTAAGCGCATTGATACAACTGTTGCTCAAGTCAATGATGTTCAAGCCTTTGCACAGCAAGAAGTTCAAGCGCGTATAGAGGGAGATAAAGCCACTGTCCAAAAGATTGATACTTATATTGTTGAGAATGATCAAGCTTTAGCAACTGTGCGAAATTCAGCACAAATTGCAGTTGAGAAATCAAATTCAAATGCGGTGTTAATTGATGCTTTAAATTTAGAAATTAAAGACAAAGCAAGTACAGGTGCTCTAAATCAGGTTAAGTCAGATTTATCTGCTGTTGATAAGCTAGTGATTGCGAATACAACCATGCTGAATGGCGTGTATGCGCAAATTAATCCGCCATTGATTGGTTCAGAGTCTGATCTTATTGGTAATTCTGGCGGTTATGCAGGGGTGTGGTCTGAACAATCAGCAAGAATCGAGGGAGATTTAGCACAATCTATCCGTGTTGATCAAGTTGTTACGCAAATGAATCAGAATGATGCTTTATATCAGCAACAGATTAAAGCAACCGCAGATGCTGTATCAGCCAATGTTACAGCGACAACCACATTACAGACCAAAGTCGGAGAAAATACAGCAAGTATTCAAGCTCAACAAACATCAATCAATGGCTTGACTGCACGGGCAACATTGAAGTTGCAATCGGGTAATTTGATTGGTGGTGTGGGTATTGAAAATGACAGCAAAACTGTTGATTTCATTATTCAAGCCAATAAATTCGCAATTGGTGCACCATCGGGCGTTTCTGGTGTTTCACATGCTTATGCATTTATTTATCAATCTACAGCTTCAACTTTGCCGAATGGCACAGTCATTCCTAAGGGCTTGTATTTAGATGATGCATATATTGGATCAATCAATGCCAATAAAATTCATGCTGATAGCTTAAGTGCGATTAGTGCGAATCTTGGTGACATCAAAGTAAAGACAGCAAATATTAATGATTTGGCAGTTTCAACATTGAAAATTCAAGATGAAGCTGTAACAGTTCCAAGTGCTATAACCAATCTCGCAGAAAAAAAGGTATCTTCAATATTGACACCTCAAGTTTTTGGTGATTGGAGGCAGGTATTGCGGGCAAGTGGTTCACTAATAGGAAATAGTGCTTCTATTACAATTAATAGAGCAGGTGGTAAATGTAGGGTTGATGGAAACATTATTATTTCAGACTTTGCTGTTACAACAACAAGGCAAGGAGGATTGATATCTGGTGTTGCCAAAGACTTATTGTGCGGTATTGTCTTATTAAAAAATGGCAATCCTATTGCTGAATATATAGTTGGGTCACCTAGCAGCGTTTTTGAAGATGTTGCTTTGTTTAATACTGCCGTGCAGCTACCTACTTATATTGATAATACAGGATCAGGTAATGCAACCTATTCATTGCAATTGGGTTTTACAACCAAAGTCGCAAATGGCGGGGTTTCCATCCATGGAACCCAATCTGGTTATGCTAGCAAGATTTTATCTGCAACAATAGCAACTTTGGAGCTTAAAAAATGACAGCAATTATTTCTAAACGCGGTGAATTGCTTCAAACAATTTATGCAAATGAAGAAACGATTAAATTAAACAAGCCCGCTGGTTGTTTAGCTGTTTCTAGCCCACCTAATCCAAACATGTATTATGCAGGCTGGTGGCGCAAGATGCCTGAGCAACCTTCTTTGTTTCATATTTTTGATTATGAGAGTAAAACATGGGTGGATCAAAGAAGTATAGAGCAAATTAAAGATCAAAAATGGTCTGAGATTAAAACGGAACGAGAAGCCACCGAATACGGTGGTTTTTCTTTTTTAGATCATGTGTTCGATTCCAATCCTGTTTCACAATCTCGAATCATTACTGCAAGCGAGCTTAGTGTAGATGTGGAATGGACTACAAAAGATAACTCAGTTGTTTTACTAAATGCGGGACAATTGAAAGATTTAAGAATCGCACTTGCAATGCATGTTGCAAGTTGTCATGAGCGTAGTCGTATTGCACGACAGTTAATTTATGATGCAAATTCAATAGATGAAATCAATTTAATTCAGTACTAGCCCCAATCGGGGCTTTTTTATTGCCAAAAATAGGGGAAATACATGTCGGAAACACAGGCAGTACTCGAAACAAGTGCTGTCGCAATTACTCAAAAAGTCACAGCAGCAAGCGGACTTACATCATTTTTTGCATTCTTGGGAAAAGTCGACGTTTAAGAGGTCATATGAATGCAATTTTATTAAATGAGCAAAGCAGATTGATGCGTGAAATGATGATATATGCAATGAAAGACAGTATGAGTCATTCGTATTTCGCAACAAGCTGTAAAATTTTTTATTTGAATTTAAGTGATGTATTTCTACATTGTAGTTATATGAATTTTTAATGGCTATCGAGAGGTGGCTTTTTTATTGTAAATAATAAGGAAAAATCAATGTCAAAAACTTCAGTTGCAATAGGTAATGAGCAATTATGGGAAAGCCTAGTTCGTTAAAGCAGCCTTGCACGAAATGGTGAAGTTGTTCAAATAGATGTTTGATTTTTTAAAATATTATTTATAATCATGTTTTTATTTTCAATATGATATTTTAAATATGGGGTGTATTTTGAAAAATAAAATTATTTACTTATTATCATCATTCATGTTGAGTGGAAGTGTTTTTGCAAATAC
The DNA window shown above is from Acinetobacter piscicola and carries:
- a CDS encoding host specificity protein J, with amino-acid sequence MSAMIKGEKAGSKKARQAVVAPDSAQSKTYIKILYGLSEGKIKGLANGFQSIYLDDTPLHDANGNSNFENITVDTRLGTNDQDYIEGFPDISSETAIGVELKSASPWVKAFTNLDMDAVRVRLKWGPLREQNQENGDVNGITIQYAMDVQTDGGTWTEVLNTQVTDKTSANYERSHRIDLLKASKGWQIRVRRITPNATSEFISDKMYVEAVTEVIDAKLRYPNTALLGLQYDAETFSNVAKVAVECDGIEILVPTNYNPETRQYLGLWNGTFKRAYTNNPAWHFYDACITKRYALGDRINSSMIDKWSIYRLAQYCDQLVPDGSGGEEPRFTLNVYEQSQEDAWTVLSKMAGVFRAFIYWDGKSIVCDADVPQDTYFTYTSANVIDGLFEYSGTRARDRHTVAKVAWDNPKNRYKTEYIPVRDEPAISRLGIRIADISAWGCTSEGQAQRAGLWALKSEQYETRTVTFKVGLDGYIPLPGKVIEIADPIFAGRANGGRISKVSTDLRQITLDRDNVVCKAGDRLVVNGEDGKAQARVVQSINGRMVTVVAAFDSVAPQNVWVIDAQDLATMKFRVVSITQDESHQFTITGLQYNPTKYDAIDFGAVIDDRPITIITPTVQAPVASVTVSAEHMVQQGLTVATMLITWPQAQAAVKYLVEWRKDDGSWIKLPLTGNNSVEVQGIYSGNYQARVTAISAFDVSSLPTYSALTELKGKAGQPPKLAFIKATGTMFGMKVEWGFPVVGALDTAHTEIEVSTTSNGANASVQGLFAYPTTSTQIQGLAANVTLWYRGRLIDRIGNIGEWSDWTSGTSTAQVSDILDALSGQITETQLHQDLQTKIDHIEAVDAEIGPIKLDIQNTKDQINQEIIDRQYAIQQAKDGLSQQIIDGDKAVLKVVETVKKSSDDGVAAAQSEIKVVADNLKLTAEKTDGVYAQLNPPMIGSSSDLIGNNQGFAGTWSLQSAMIEGDLVLSKRIDTTVAQVNDVQAFAQQEVQARIEGDKATVQKIDTYIVENDQALATVRNSAQIAVEKSNSNAVLIDALNLEIKDKASTGALNQVKSDLSAVDKLVIANTTMLNGVYAQINPPLIGSESDLIGNSGGYAGVWSEQSARIEGDLAQSIRVDQVVTQMNQNDALYQQQIKATADAVSANVTATTTLQTKVGENTASIQAQQTSINGLTARATLKLQSGNLIGGVGIENDSKTVDFIIQANKFAIGAPSGVSGVSHAYAFIYQSTASTLPNGTVIPKGLYLDDAYIGSINANKIHADSLSAISANLGDIKVKTANINDLAVSTLKIQDEAVTVPSAITNLAEKKVSSILTPQVFGDWRQVLRASGSLIGNSASITINRAGGKCRVDGNIIISDFAVTTTRQGGLISGVAKDLLCGIVLLKNGNPIAEYIVGSPSSVFEDVALFNTAVQLPTYIDNTGSGNATYSLQLGFTTKVANGGVSIHGTQSGYASKILSATIATLELKK
- a CDS encoding DUF4376 domain-containing protein — translated: MTAIISKRGELLQTIYANEETIKLNKPAGCLAVSSPPNPNMYYAGWWRKMPEQPSLFHIFDYESKTWVDQRSIEQIKDQKWSEIKTEREATEYGGFSFLDHVFDSNPVSQSRIITASELSVDVEWTTKDNSVVLLNAGQLKDLRIALAMHVASCHERSRIARQLIYDANSIDEINLIQY